A DNA window from Acinetobacter sp. 10FS3-1 contains the following coding sequences:
- a CDS encoding DUF2157 domain-containing protein, with protein MSKIIIKSDHPFSPLLFSQPAVIQYLQIIGIRLIAVSIVYLLAANWWMLPKWVQLLIPQALVLISALLSIRFSAREMVRQSLDGVVGLMLGLSLAVIGQIYQTGADSYQLFLLWALLLLPWLYRLNIGVFALFCVISQLALYLYFKQSFWMERAEPAYWLTLNVLTGVSFFYALRFYSVLRYLLIVAVVIISIVSMVQFINSNSIWYLGSVLSLPLIFSAYFYSLGKQLETSLLVAGLALSMSVLILDLTKSHFQESAGGLLVLAVLIFAWFAGISGLLMKILPKSRFSVIPLALGAWIAGIILAALLLTYWKSFSIFMGAVFIVAACWLIHTRNSVFLRQFAYCLWLCGQAAVLIHTEWLTDSLVLIWLIQLGITLLSMRSRMHWWVVVLQLLIAHVLAIAAFYSKIQHDQLLLIAMSINYLILIVILISTSHWLESRYSKSIQLWMICILAAMAILQTLFKQVVVHPADHHYLENLMVFYALPAIWLLSFILLYKQQFNRHFLWLVPVLGIVLIWLGYFEILIILLLMAWAIVYRHVWIQALSILLLVFWLWMLYYNLGLSFLFKSLSIFASGLLVLLLAYILNRPMLEGREGEPR; from the coding sequence ATGTCTAAAATAATCATAAAGTCAGACCATCCATTTTCACCCCTGCTATTTAGTCAACCTGCTGTTATTCAATACCTACAGATCATTGGAATTCGGCTGATCGCTGTCAGTATTGTATATCTGCTGGCTGCGAACTGGTGGATGCTTCCCAAGTGGGTACAGCTCCTGATTCCACAAGCCTTAGTGCTGATTTCGGCATTGCTCAGCATACGCTTTAGTGCACGAGAAATGGTAAGACAAAGTCTAGATGGTGTTGTGGGGCTGATGCTGGGCTTAAGCCTAGCGGTGATAGGGCAGATTTATCAAACAGGGGCGGATAGTTATCAGCTTTTTTTACTGTGGGCTTTATTGCTCTTGCCTTGGTTGTATCGTCTGAATATTGGTGTTTTTGCTTTATTTTGTGTGATTAGCCAGCTGGCACTGTATCTGTATTTCAAGCAGAGCTTCTGGATGGAGCGTGCCGAGCCTGCCTATTGGTTGACTCTGAATGTACTCACCGGTGTTAGCTTTTTCTATGCACTGCGATTTTATTCGGTTTTGCGTTATCTGTTGATTGTGGCTGTGGTGATAATTTCTATAGTGAGCATGGTCCAGTTTATCAACTCGAACTCTATCTGGTATTTAGGTTCGGTATTAAGTTTGCCCCTCATATTCAGTGCTTATTTTTATAGCCTTGGTAAGCAGCTGGAAACCAGTTTGCTGGTGGCTGGACTCGCGCTGAGTATGAGTGTGCTGATCTTGGATCTGACCAAGTCCCATTTTCAGGAATCAGCCGGAGGCTTGCTGGTTCTGGCTGTACTGATCTTTGCTTGGTTCGCTGGGATCAGTGGCTTATTAATGAAGATCCTCCCCAAAAGCAGGTTTTCAGTGATTCCACTGGCGCTAGGTGCATGGATTGCTGGAATCATTCTGGCTGCCTTATTACTGACCTATTGGAAAAGTTTTTCCATTTTTATGGGAGCGGTTTTTATCGTGGCTGCCTGCTGGTTGATTCATACCAGGAACTCTGTTTTTCTGCGCCAGTTTGCGTATTGTTTGTGGCTATGTGGTCAGGCCGCCGTTCTGATTCATACGGAGTGGCTAACAGATAGCCTGGTGCTGATCTGGTTGATTCAGCTAGGGATTACACTGCTGAGTATGCGGAGCCGTATGCATTGGTGGGTGGTGGTTTTACAATTATTAATAGCACATGTTTTAGCGATTGCAGCCTTCTATTCAAAAATACAGCATGACCAGTTGTTGTTGATTGCAATGTCAATCAATTATCTGATTCTCATTGTTATTTTAATAAGTACCAGCCATTGGCTGGAATCCCGCTATAGCAAAAGCATACAGTTATGGATGATCTGCATACTGGCAGCCATGGCGATATTGCAAACTTTATTTAAGCAGGTGGTGGTTCATCCAGCTGATCATCATTATCTTGAAAATCTCATGGTTTTTTATGCTTTACCGGCAATATGGCTACTGAGCTTTATTCTGCTATATAAACAGCAATTTAATCGGCATTTCCTGTGGCTGGTTCCCGTCTTGGGAATAGTATTAATCTGGCTGGGCTATTTTGAAATTTTAATAATTCTGCTGCTGATGGCGTGGGCGATTGTTTATCGGCACGTTTGGATACAGGCGCTGTCCATCTTGCTGCTGGTCTTCTGGTTATGGATGCTGTATTACAATCTGGGTCTAAGCTTTCTTTTTAAAAGTCTCAGTATTTTTGCATCCGGGCTGCTGGTACTGCTGCTGGCTTATATTTTAAACCGACCAATGCTGGAAGGTAGAGAAGGAGAGCCCAGATGA
- a CDS encoding LysE family translocator, producing the protein MNISEYMLYCLAVVMMIATPGPVMLLVASAGLKGGYRHALQTIFGTNLASLVLIALSVLSLKGLLLINEQWWDVIKLLGCIYIGYLGLQIFREVWQGQVAQGHQSLSAASGGFRRGFLVGISNPKDILFFAAFFPQFIGITPNLDLSLIILILSWVVLDFLCLSIVYLGFNRLSHSRFYPYLLAGCGVILVMVAFYGMYSLLI; encoded by the coding sequence ATGAATATCAGTGAATATATGCTGTACTGTCTGGCGGTCGTAATGATGATCGCTACGCCTGGGCCTGTTATGTTGCTGGTCGCCAGTGCTGGTTTAAAAGGTGGTTATCGGCATGCATTACAGACTATTTTTGGAACCAACCTGGCTTCGTTGGTGCTCATTGCTCTATCAGTACTCAGTCTAAAGGGCTTGCTGCTCATTAATGAACAATGGTGGGATGTTATCAAGCTATTGGGCTGCATATATATTGGCTATCTGGGCTTGCAGATTTTCCGAGAAGTTTGGCAAGGTCAGGTAGCACAGGGACATCAGTCTCTGTCGGCAGCATCCGGCGGTTTTCGTCGCGGCTTTCTGGTCGGAATTTCCAACCCTAAAGATATTCTTTTCTTCGCTGCCTTTTTTCCGCAATTTATCGGGATTACGCCAAATCTTGATTTGAGTTTAATCATTTTGATTTTAAGCTGGGTTGTACTGGACTTTCTTTGCTTATCTATTGTGTATTTAGGTTTTAACCGTTTATCGCACTCTCGTTTTTATCCGTATTTGCTGGCAGGGTGTGGTGTGATTCTGGTCATGGTTGCCTTTTATGGTATGTATAGTTTGCTAATTTGA
- a CDS encoding DUF1289 domain-containing protein: MSSDRRIASLTPCAGRCSTVFGDAVCRGCRRFNHEVIQWNTYTADQHSVVWQRLDIQLDQILVPMLPHADLKHVENFVRSKRVRLRDDASKGRKLYHALKLCEKNRHFTDESGLGIHYKQVRPLWQEFERRVLALAQASYDLAFLRADSIGQHLIHLQEED, translated from the coding sequence TTGAGTTCGGATCGTCGTATTGCATCTTTAACCCCTTGTGCAGGGCGTTGTTCTACCGTATTTGGAGATGCGGTCTGTCGTGGCTGTCGCCGTTTTAATCATGAAGTCATTCAGTGGAATACTTATACTGCTGACCAGCATAGCGTGGTCTGGCAGCGGCTAGATATACAGTTAGACCAGATTTTAGTGCCGATGCTGCCTCATGCTGATTTAAAGCATGTAGAAAACTTTGTCCGTTCCAAACGTGTACGTTTGCGTGATGATGCCAGCAAAGGTCGAAAGTTGTATCATGCTTTAAAGCTGTGTGAAAAGAACCGCCATTTCACCGATGAAAGCGGGCTGGGCATTCATTATAAGCAAGTGCGTCCTCTTTGGCAGGAGTTTGAACGTCGGGTGCTGGCCTTGGCCCAAGCCAGTTATGACTTGGCCTTTTTACGGGCTGATAGCATTGGCCAGCATTTGATTCATTTACAAGAAGAGGACTAA